From Alienimonas californiensis, a single genomic window includes:
- a CDS encoding co-chaperone GroES, translating to MSVPRSSSLPRPMPNEYVEPVGNRILVRKDESRGQTRGGIVLPSDAEIPTITGRVVEISAMVERDADFPVRKYDKVLYHPKRAIPVDLEADNRLFVVPIADVCAVFRRSTDPVGSGELTIAEEAGGDGESAGAG from the coding sequence ATGTCGGTTCCCCGCTCCTCCTCGCTCCCCCGGCCGATGCCGAACGAGTACGTCGAACCCGTCGGCAACCGCATCCTCGTCCGCAAGGACGAGAGCCGCGGTCAGACCCGCGGCGGGATCGTGCTGCCCAGCGACGCCGAGATCCCGACGATCACCGGCCGGGTCGTGGAGATCAGCGCAATGGTCGAACGCGACGCGGACTTTCCCGTCCGCAAGTACGACAAGGTGCTGTATCACCCCAAGCGGGCGATTCCGGTCGACCTCGAAGCGGACAACCGGCTGTTCGTCGTGCCGATTGCAGACGTGTGCGCAGTGTTCCGCCGCAGCACGGACCCCGTCGGCAGCGGCGAACTGACGATCGCGGAGGAGGCCGGCGGCGACGGCGAGTCGGCCGGCGCCGGGTGA
- the rplU gene encoding 50S ribosomal protein L21 produces MFAIIEDGSRQYRVAPGEKLSIDYRRDAEEGGTITFDRVLLANGGGSSTIGAPLIDGATVTAEVLRALDKGQKLEIQKLRRRKNSRRHTGHRQKYTTVQVTGLNVPGLEEKSE; encoded by the coding sequence ATGTTCGCGATCATTGAAGACGGCAGCCGTCAGTACCGCGTCGCCCCCGGCGAGAAGCTGTCCATCGACTACCGCCGCGACGCCGAAGAGGGCGGCACGATCACCTTCGATCGCGTCCTGCTGGCCAACGGCGGCGGCTCCAGCACGATCGGCGCCCCGCTGATCGATGGGGCCACCGTCACCGCCGAGGTGCTGCGGGCGCTGGATAAGGGTCAGAAGCTGGAGATCCAGAAGCTCCGCCGCCGGAAGAACTCCCGCCGGCACACCGGCCACCGCCAGAAGTACACCACCGTGCAGGTGACCGGCCTCAACGTGCCGGGGCTGGAAGAGAAGTCCGAGTAG